A genomic region of Sciurus carolinensis chromosome 7, mSciCar1.2, whole genome shotgun sequence contains the following coding sequences:
- the Dlk2 gene encoding protein delta homolog 2, with the protein MPSGCRRLHFVCLLCILGASGQPVRGDDCSSHCDLAHGCCAPDGSCRCDPGWEGLHCERCVRMPGCQHGTCHQPWQCICHSGWAGKFCDKDEHICTSQSPCRNGGQCVYDGGGEYHCVCLPGFHGHDCERKAGPCEQAGSPCRNGGQCQDDQGFALNFTCRCLAGFVGAHCEVNVDDCLMRPCANGATCLDGINRFSCLCPEGFAGRFCTINLDDCASRPCQRGARCRDRVHDFDCLCPSGYGGKTCELLLPVPDPATTVGTPLGPTSAVVVPATGPASHSVGAGLLRISVKEVVRRQEAGLGESSLVALVVFGALTAALVLSTVLLTLRAWRRGICPPGPCCYPAPHYAPARQDQECQVSMLPAGLPLPPDLPLEPGKTTAL; encoded by the exons ATGCCCAGCGGTTGCCGCCGCCTACATTTCGTGTGCCTGTTGTGCATCCTGGGGGCATCGGGTCAGCCTGTCAGAG GGGATGACTGCAGCTCTCACTGTGACCTGGCCCACGGCTGCTGTGCACCTGATGGCTCCTGCAG GTGTGACCCAGGCTGGGAGGGGCTGCACTGTGAGCGCTGTGTGAGAATGCCTGGCTGTCAGCATGGTACCTGCCACCAGCCCTGGCAGTGCATCTGCCATAGTGGCTGGGCAGGCAAGTTCTGCGACAAAG ATGAGCACATCTGCACCTCTCAGTCCCCCTGCCGGAATGGAGGCCAGTGTGTGTATGACGGGGGTGGTGAGTACCACTGCGTGTGCCTACCAGGCTTCCATGGGCATGACTGTGAGCGCAAGGCCGGACCCTGTGAGCAGGCAGG CTCCCCATGTCGGAACGGCGGGCAGTGCCAGGACGACCAGGGCTTTGCCCTCAACTTCACGTGCCGCTGCTTGGCAGGCTTTGTGGGTGCCCACTGTGAGGTGAATGTAGACGACTGCCTGATGCGGCCTTGTGCTAATGGTGCCACCTGCCTTGATGGCATAAACCGcttttcctgcctctgccctgaggGCTTTGCTGGACGCTTCTGCACCATCAACCTGGATGACTGTGCCAGCCGCCCATGCCAGAGAGGGGCTCGCTGTAGGGACCGTGTCCACGACTTTGACTGCCTCTGCCCCAGTGGTTATGGTGGCAAGACCTGTGAGCTTCTCTTACCTGTCCCAGACCCTGCCACCACCGTGGGCACCCCCCTAGGACCCACCTCAGCTGTGGTGGTACCTGCCACAGGGCCAGCCTCCCACAGTGTGGGGGCGGGTCTTCTGCGGATCTCTGTGAAGGAGGTAGTGCGGAGGCAAGAAGCCGGGCTAGGTGAGTCTAGCTTGGTGGCCCTGGTCGTGTTTGGGGCCCTCACTGCTGCCCTGGTCCTGTCCACTGTTTTGTTGACCCTGAGGGCTTGGCGCCGGGGCATCTGTCCCCCAGGACCCTGTTGCTATCCTGCCCCACATTATGCCCCAGCACGGCAGGACCAGGAGTGTCAGGTTAGCATGCTGCCGGCCGGGCTCCCCCTGCCACCTGACCTGCCCCTTGAGCCTGGAAAGACCACAGCACTGTGA